A region of Streptomyces sp. NBC_01750 DNA encodes the following proteins:
- a CDS encoding HU family DNA-binding protein translates to MNRSELVAALADRAEVTRKDADAVLAALAEVVGEVVSKGDEKVTIPGFLTFERTHRAARTARNPQTGDPIQIPAGYSVKVSAGSKLKEAAKGK, encoded by the coding sequence ATGAACCGCAGTGAGCTGGTGGCCGCGCTGGCCGACCGTGCCGAGGTGACCCGGAAGGACGCCGACGCTGTACTGGCCGCTCTCGCCGAGGTGGTCGGCGAGGTCGTCTCCAAGGGCGACGAGAAGGTCACCATTCCCGGCTTCCTGACCTTCGAGCGCACCCACCGTGCCGCTCGCACCGCTCGTAACCCGCAGACCGGCGACCCGATCCAGATTCCGGCCGGCTACAGCGTGAAGGTCTCCGCGGGCTCCAAGCTCAAGGAAGCCGCCAAGGGCAAGTAA
- a CDS encoding NAD-dependent malic enzyme: protein MATAPSVSYSMTVRLEVPASGTAVSQLTTAVESSGGSVIGLDVTASGHEKLRIDVTIAATSTSHADEIVEELRKIEGVVLGRVSDRTFLMHLGGKIEMQSKHPIRNRDDLSMIYTPGVARVCMAIAENPEDARRLTIKRNSVAVVTDGSAVLGLGNIGPMAALPVMEGKAALFKRFAGIDAWPICLDTQDTDAIVEIVKAIAPGFAGINLEDISAPRCFEIEARLREALDIPVFHDDQHGTAIVVLASLTNALRVVGKAVGDVRVVMSGAGAAGTAILKLLIAAGVKHAVVADIHGVVHAGREDLVAAAPESPLRWIADNTNPEGVTGTLKEAVAGADVFIGVSAPNVLGAEDVAAMADGAIVFALANPDPEVDPAIARQTAAVVATGRSDFPNQINNVLVFPGVFRGLLDAQSRTVNTEMMLAAAAALADVVTEDELNPNYIIPSVFNDKVAGAVAGAVRNAAKAAGPAVTGPTSS, encoded by the coding sequence ATGGCAACGGCGCCCAGCGTCTCGTACTCGATGACGGTCCGGCTGGAGGTCCCCGCGAGCGGTACCGCGGTCTCCCAGCTCACCACGGCCGTCGAGTCCTCCGGCGGCTCTGTGATCGGCCTGGACGTGACCGCTTCCGGCCACGAGAAGCTGCGGATCGACGTCACGATCGCCGCCACCTCGACCTCGCACGCCGACGAGATCGTCGAGGAGTTGCGCAAAATCGAGGGCGTCGTCCTCGGCAGGGTCTCCGACCGTACGTTCCTGATGCACCTCGGCGGCAAGATCGAGATGCAGTCCAAGCATCCCATCCGCAACCGTGACGATCTCTCGATGATCTACACGCCGGGCGTGGCGCGGGTCTGCATGGCCATCGCCGAGAACCCCGAGGATGCCCGCCGCCTCACCATCAAGCGCAACTCCGTTGCAGTGGTGACCGACGGCTCCGCGGTCCTCGGACTCGGCAACATCGGCCCCATGGCCGCGCTCCCGGTGATGGAGGGCAAAGCCGCCCTCTTCAAGCGCTTCGCCGGCATCGACGCCTGGCCGATCTGCCTGGACACGCAGGACACCGACGCCATCGTCGAGATCGTCAAGGCGATCGCCCCCGGCTTCGCGGGCATCAACCTCGAGGACATCTCCGCGCCCCGCTGCTTCGAGATCGAGGCGCGGCTGCGAGAGGCTCTGGACATCCCGGTCTTCCACGACGACCAGCACGGCACCGCGATCGTCGTCCTCGCCTCGCTGACCAACGCCCTGCGCGTGGTCGGCAAGGCCGTCGGTGACGTACGGGTCGTCATGTCCGGCGCCGGCGCGGCCGGTACGGCCATCCTGAAACTGCTGATCGCGGCGGGCGTCAAGCACGCCGTCGTCGCCGACATCCACGGTGTGGTGCACGCGGGCCGTGAGGACCTGGTGGCCGCCGCGCCCGAGTCGCCGCTGCGCTGGATCGCCGACAACACGAACCCCGAAGGTGTTACCGGGACGCTCAAGGAGGCGGTCGCCGGCGCTGACGTCTTCATCGGCGTTTCCGCCCCGAACGTGCTGGGGGCCGAGGATGTCGCGGCGATGGCCGACGGCGCGATCGTCTTCGCGCTCGCGAACCCCGACCCGGAGGTCGACCCGGCAATCGCCCGCCAGACAGCGGCAGTTGTCGCCACCGGCCGCTCCGACTTCCCCAACCAGATCAACAATGTGCTGGTCTTCCCGGGTGTCTTCCGTGGTCTGCTCGACGCGCAGTCCCGTACCGTCAACACGGAGATGATGCTCGCCGCGGCCGCGGCGCTGGCGGATGTCGTCACCGAGGACGAGCTCAACCCGAACTACATCATTCCGTCGGTCTTCAACGACAAGGTCGCGGGAGCGGTCGCCGGAGCGGTACGCAACGCCGCCAAGGCGGCCGGACCGGCTGTGACGGGCCCCACGTCGTCCTGA
- a CDS encoding HelD family protein has protein sequence MVESAADTVRDREIGVEQEHLDQVYRRLEEKIHEAEFLMNDAAKRGQVGTPGALAERDAQVFRAGVHLNRLNNEFEDFLFGRIDLLYGKDGQKGPDGAYTSVEPADDAVRADNTADIGETLHIGRIGVLDSDYAPLVIDWRAPAAAPFYRSTPVDPGRVVRRRVIRSKGRKVLGVEDDLMRPELTATLDGAALPVIGDGALMAALGQARSHSMRDIVASIQAEQDLVIRAPAASVTYVEGGPGTGKTAVALHRAAYLLYQDRRRYAGGILIVSPTPLLVAYTEGVLPSLGEEGQVAIRAVGNLVDGAEATAYDEPAVARIKGSSRMLKVLRKAARGALELSGPAVEPEGQLAFGEEPQAPSGAPDRLRVVAFGRRLEVEADELDRIRHNVLGGTTPVNLLRPRARRLLLDALWSKSGSAGRGASSSLGDPELAAELRSSFDEDVAAEDSFIEFLDAWWPELTPRGVLVAMADERRLGRWARRVLNPGEVRRLARSLRRLGDDGRGPLSVHDVALLDELGTLLGTPARPRRKRELDPLDQLTGLEELMPQREESQRERAERLAQERTEYAHVIVDEAQDLTPMQWRMVGRRGRHATWTVVGDPAQSSWSSPDEAAEARDEALGSRPRRRFELTVNYRNPAEIAELAAKVLALAMPGMESPSAVRSTGVRPRFAVVPNADRAAVVRAEAQRLLDQVDGTVGVVVAMNRREQAARWLAGLGERVVALGSLEAKGLEYDATVVVSPAEIADESPAGLRVLYVALTRATQQLTVVSDRRDEPDANGVPDLLRD, from the coding sequence ATGGTCGAATCCGCCGCAGACACGGTCAGAGACCGTGAAATCGGTGTCGAGCAGGAACATCTCGACCAGGTGTACCGCCGCCTCGAGGAGAAGATCCACGAGGCGGAGTTCCTGATGAACGACGCCGCCAAACGTGGCCAGGTCGGCACGCCGGGCGCGCTCGCCGAGCGGGACGCCCAGGTCTTCAGGGCCGGTGTCCACCTCAACCGCCTGAACAACGAATTCGAGGACTTCCTCTTCGGCAGGATCGACCTGCTGTACGGCAAGGACGGCCAGAAGGGCCCGGACGGGGCGTACACCTCGGTCGAGCCCGCCGACGACGCCGTACGCGCCGACAACACCGCCGACATCGGCGAGACCCTGCACATCGGCCGTATCGGCGTTCTCGACTCCGACTACGCGCCGCTGGTCATCGACTGGCGGGCCCCGGCCGCCGCGCCCTTCTACCGCTCGACACCGGTCGATCCCGGCCGGGTCGTACGCCGCCGGGTCATCCGCTCGAAGGGCCGGAAGGTCCTCGGCGTCGAGGACGACCTGATGCGCCCCGAGCTGACCGCCACGCTGGACGGCGCCGCGCTCCCGGTCATCGGGGACGGCGCGCTGATGGCGGCGCTCGGACAGGCCCGCAGCCACTCGATGCGGGACATCGTCGCCTCCATCCAGGCGGAACAGGATCTGGTGATCCGCGCCCCGGCCGCTTCCGTGACGTATGTCGAGGGCGGCCCGGGGACCGGCAAGACCGCGGTGGCCCTGCACCGGGCGGCGTATCTGCTCTACCAGGACCGCAGGAGATACGCGGGCGGCATCCTCATCGTCTCGCCGACCCCACTGCTCGTCGCGTACACCGAGGGCGTGCTGCCGTCGCTGGGCGAGGAGGGGCAGGTCGCGATCCGCGCGGTCGGCAATCTGGTCGACGGCGCGGAGGCCACGGCATACGACGAACCGGCCGTCGCCCGGATCAAGGGCTCCTCGCGGATGCTGAAGGTGCTGCGCAAGGCCGCGCGGGGCGCGCTGGAGCTGTCGGGACCCGCGGTGGAGCCGGAGGGGCAGCTCGCCTTCGGGGAGGAGCCCCAGGCCCCGTCCGGAGCCCCCGACCGGCTGCGCGTCGTGGCCTTCGGCCGCCGCCTCGAGGTCGAGGCCGACGAGCTCGACCGCATCCGCCACAACGTCCTGGGCGGCACCACCCCGGTCAATCTGCTGCGCCCGCGTGCCCGCAGGCTGCTGCTGGACGCCCTCTGGTCGAAGTCCGGATCCGCGGGGCGCGGTGCGTCTTCCTCTCTCGGTGACCCCGAGCTCGCCGCCGAGCTGCGCTCCTCCTTCGACGAGGACGTCGCCGCCGAGGACAGCTTCATCGAGTTCCTGGACGCGTGGTGGCCGGAGCTGACCCCGCGCGGCGTGCTCGTGGCGATGGCCGACGAGCGACGGCTGGGCCGGTGGGCGCGGCGTGTTCTCAACCCGGGCGAGGTGCGGCGTCTCGCCCGCTCGCTGCGGCGGCTCGGCGACGACGGCCGGGGCCCGCTCTCCGTGCACGACGTGGCGCTCCTGGACGAGCTGGGGACACTCCTCGGCACCCCCGCCCGTCCGCGCAGGAAGCGCGAACTGGACCCGCTGGACCAGCTCACCGGTCTGGAGGAGCTGATGCCGCAGCGCGAGGAGTCGCAGCGCGAACGTGCCGAGCGGCTGGCGCAGGAACGTACCGAGTACGCGCACGTCATCGTCGACGAGGCGCAGGACCTGACTCCGATGCAGTGGCGGATGGTCGGCCGCCGCGGCCGGCACGCCACCTGGACGGTCGTCGGCGATCCGGCGCAGTCGTCCTGGTCGTCCCCGGACGAGGCGGCCGAAGCACGCGACGAGGCGCTCGGCAGCCGTCCGCGCCGCCGCTTCGAGCTGACCGTCAACTACCGCAATCCGGCCGAGATCGCCGAGCTGGCGGCCAAGGTGCTGGCGCTCGCCATGCCGGGCATGGAGTCGCCGTCCGCGGTCCGCTCCACGGGCGTCCGGCCGCGCTTCGCGGTGGTGCCGAACGCTGATCGCGCCGCGGTCGTCAGGGCGGAGGCGCAGCGACTGCTGGACCAGGTGGACGGCACGGTCGGTGTCGTCGTAGCGATGAACCGGCGCGAACAGGCGGCGCGTTGGCTGGCCGGGCTCGGCGAGCGTGTGGTGGCGCTCGGCTCGCTGGAGGCGAAGGGGCTGGAGTACGACGCGACGGTCGTCGTCTCGCCCGCGGAGATCGCGGACGAGTCCCCGGCCGGGCTGCGGGTGTTGTACGTGGCGCTGACGCGCGCGACGCAGCAGCTCACGGTGGTCTCGGACCGGCGCGACGAGCCGGACGCGAACGGCGTGCCCGATCTCCTGCGGGACTGA
- a CDS encoding anti-sigma factor family protein — protein sequence MTMYEQESVHDAVGAYVLGILDDADASAFEAHLAGCDICATHLEEFSGMEPMLAMLAEAPAPARPSNVLNMPGRHAMPGTEFPPSRPVPVVPTAPSPKLLGGLLDEVAAKRAQKRRRGMYLVAAAAALIIGGPAVAVVVTADDTGSNQASADPHPTSPAEDAFFNHMDEKVRATDATTKVSATVGMEKKAWGTHTVLELKNVKGPLKCNLVAVSKSGEQEVVTSWAVPKWGYGIENSPNELGKNPLYVHGGAAMDRNDIDHFEVRTFDGKRLVEVEA from the coding sequence ATGACCATGTATGAGCAGGAATCCGTACACGATGCGGTCGGCGCATACGTGCTCGGCATTCTCGACGACGCGGACGCCTCCGCCTTCGAGGCGCATCTGGCGGGCTGCGACATCTGCGCCACCCACCTCGAAGAGTTCTCCGGGATGGAGCCGATGCTGGCCATGCTGGCGGAGGCCCCGGCACCGGCCCGGCCCTCGAATGTGCTGAACATGCCGGGTCGGCATGCCATGCCGGGGACGGAGTTCCCGCCGTCGAGGCCCGTTCCCGTGGTGCCCACGGCGCCCAGCCCCAAGCTGCTCGGCGGACTGCTCGACGAGGTCGCGGCCAAGCGGGCGCAGAAGCGCCGGCGTGGGATGTACCTGGTCGCGGCCGCCGCGGCGCTGATCATCGGTGGTCCCGCCGTCGCGGTCGTCGTCACGGCGGACGACACCGGCAGCAATCAGGCGAGCGCCGACCCGCACCCCACCAGTCCCGCCGAGGACGCCTTCTTCAACCACATGGACGAGAAGGTCCGGGCGACGGACGCGACGACCAAGGTCAGCGCGACCGTCGGCATGGAGAAGAAGGCCTGGGGCACCCACACCGTTCTCGAACTGAAGAACGTCAAGGGTCCGCTGAAGTGCAACCTGGTCGCCGTCTCCAAGAGCGGCGAGCAGGAGGTCGTCACCTCCTGGGCGGTGCCGAAGTGGGGTTACGGGATCGAGAACAGCCCGAACGAGTTGGGCAAGAACCCGCTCTACGTCCATGGCGGCGCGGCGATGGACCGCAACGACATCGACCACTTCGAGGTCCGTACGTTTGACGGCAAGCGACTGGTGGAGGTCGAAGCCTGA
- a CDS encoding sigma-70 family RNA polymerase sigma factor — MRKDAAVADDRPQRARHRSEKPRIDSSAPDEELMRALYREHAGPLLAYVLRLVAGDRQRAEDVVQETLIRAWKNAGQLNRATGSVRPWLVTVARRIVIDGHRSRQARPQEVDPSPLEVMPAEDEIDKALWLMTLSDALDDLTPAHREVLVETYFKGRTVNEAAETLGIPSGTVRSRVFYALRSMKLALEERGVTA; from the coding sequence GTGCGCAAGGATGCGGCCGTGGCCGATGACCGTCCGCAAAGGGCCCGCCATCGCAGCGAGAAGCCACGCATCGACTCCTCAGCACCTGACGAGGAACTCATGCGCGCGCTGTATCGCGAACATGCGGGACCATTGCTTGCTTATGTACTGCGCCTCGTTGCCGGCGATCGCCAGCGCGCCGAGGACGTGGTGCAGGAGACGCTCATCCGTGCCTGGAAGAACGCCGGTCAGCTCAACCGAGCGACCGGCTCTGTCCGACCCTGGCTGGTGACGGTGGCACGCCGCATCGTCATCGACGGTCACCGCAGCCGGCAGGCCCGGCCGCAGGAGGTCGATCCGTCGCCGCTGGAGGTCATGCCCGCGGAGGACGAGATCGACAAGGCGTTGTGGCTGATGACGCTCTCAGATGCGCTCGATGATTTGACGCCCGCCCACAGGGAAGTGTTGGTCGAGACGTATTTCAAGGGCCGCACGGTCAATGAGGCGGCCGAAACGCTCGGCATACCCAGTGGGACGGTGCGATCCCGGGTGTTCTACGCACTCCGTTCCATGAAGCTCGCTCTGGAGGAGAGGGGGGTCACGGCATGA
- a CDS encoding CGNR zinc finger domain-containing protein, whose protein sequence is MTAGMGSYDWRFDSGRICLDLVATSETAVGAEEPLAEAGRLGQWLVGAGLVPAGTPLPAVDGHWAARFAELRESVGQLVRAEIDGRLAESALERVNVFAAGPPPGVRAVRAPDGSLVRALSTAPECGALLAAVARDAVELLTDPVARARLRRCEGDNCRRVYLDTSRGRRRRWCSSEVCGNRERVARHRRRAAVARA, encoded by the coding sequence ATGACGGCGGGCATGGGCTCGTACGACTGGCGGTTCGACTCAGGGCGCATCTGCCTGGACCTGGTGGCGACCTCGGAGACAGCCGTCGGCGCCGAAGAGCCGCTGGCGGAGGCCGGACGGCTCGGGCAGTGGCTGGTGGGGGCGGGGCTGGTGCCCGCGGGGACCCCGCTCCCGGCCGTCGACGGCCACTGGGCAGCCAGGTTCGCCGAGTTGCGGGAGAGTGTCGGGCAGCTGGTGCGGGCCGAGATCGACGGCCGGCTCGCCGAGTCCGCTCTGGAGCGTGTCAATGTCTTCGCGGCCGGGCCGCCGCCCGGCGTCAGAGCCGTACGCGCTCCGGACGGCTCGCTGGTACGGGCGCTGAGCACCGCGCCCGAGTGCGGGGCGCTGCTCGCAGCCGTCGCCCGCGACGCCGTCGAGCTGCTGACCGACCCGGTGGCCCGGGCCCGGCTGCGGCGGTGCGAGGGCGACAACTGCCGCCGCGTCTACCTCGACACCTCGCGGGGACGGCGGCGCCGCTGGTGCTCCAGCGAGGTGTGCGGGAACCGCGAGCGGGTCGCCAGACACCGTCGCAGGGCCGCCGTGGCGAGGGCCTGA
- a CDS encoding serine hydrolase domain-containing protein, whose product MVGTGMVGRGTALGAVLLSLLAVPAQAASATTTASAAGNTHSPAAGKSPAPDLAGLQAVLREALAKGAPGAMARIEDQGTVYRATAGVADRATGRAISTEDRFRVGSVTKSFSSVVLLQLVDEGRLDLDTSVNTYLPGLLPDDRITVRHLLSHRRGLYDYTNDMFDKTVPGFESVRNKVFTYQELVDLSLAKPLGNQPGAAYAYSNTNFVVAGMLIEKLTGHTVHTEYRNRIIEPLKLRDTFYVHPDTALPGRYTRGYLRPDEAGAPLVDSTRQTVSWAQSAGAMISSARDLDTFFSALLRGRLISAAQLAQMQQWTPVNSVQGYGLGLRRRDLSCGVSVYGHTGTVQGYYTYAFTSKDGRRSVTAVANTSNNVDVLNTMARTLDAAFCGKQPAASTARSAAPVDRYEDIAPGIARH is encoded by the coding sequence ATGGTGGGCACAGGCATGGTCGGCAGAGGTACGGCGCTGGGGGCGGTCCTGCTGTCTCTGCTGGCAGTCCCCGCGCAGGCGGCGTCAGCCACGACGACCGCATCCGCCGCCGGGAACACGCACTCGCCCGCCGCCGGGAAGTCGCCGGCGCCCGATCTGGCGGGCCTTCAGGCGGTGTTGCGCGAGGCGCTGGCCAAGGGTGCGCCCGGCGCGATGGCGAGGATCGAGGACCAGGGCACGGTGTACCGCGCGACCGCGGGCGTGGCGGACCGGGCCACCGGGCGGGCGATCAGTACCGAGGACCGCTTCCGGGTCGGCAGCGTCACCAAGAGCTTCTCATCGGTGGTCCTGCTCCAACTCGTCGACGAGGGCAGGCTCGACCTCGACACCTCGGTCAACACGTATCTGCCGGGCCTGCTGCCCGACGACCGGATCACGGTGCGCCATCTGCTGAGCCACCGCCGCGGTCTGTACGACTACACCAACGACATGTTCGACAAAACGGTCCCGGGCTTCGAATCCGTACGCAACAAGGTCTTCACCTACCAGGAGTTGGTCGACCTGTCGCTGGCGAAGCCGCTGGGGAACCAGCCGGGCGCCGCATACGCGTACTCCAACACCAACTTCGTGGTCGCGGGCATGCTCATCGAGAAGCTGACCGGCCACACCGTGCACACGGAGTACCGGAACCGGATCATCGAGCCGCTGAAGCTGCGCGACACCTTCTACGTGCACCCCGACACCGCCCTTCCGGGTCGCTACACCAGGGGCTATCTCCGGCCCGACGAAGCCGGGGCGCCGCTCGTCGACTCCACCCGGCAGACCGTCTCCTGGGCCCAGAGCGCGGGTGCGATGATCTCCAGCGCCCGTGATCTGGACACGTTCTTCTCCGCGCTGCTGCGCGGCAGGCTGATCTCCGCAGCCCAACTGGCGCAGATGCAGCAGTGGACCCCGGTCAACAGCGTCCAGGGCTACGGCCTCGGTCTGCGCCGCCGCGATCTGTCCTGCGGCGTCTCGGTGTACGGGCACACGGGCACCGTCCAGGGCTACTACACCTATGCCTTCACCTCGAAGGACGGGAGGCGCAGCGTCACCGCCGTCGCCAACACCTCGAACAATGTCGATGTGCTGAACACCATGGCTCGCACGCTGGATGCCGCCTTCTGCGGCAAGCAGCCGGCCGCGTCCACCGCGCGCAGCGCGGCCCCCGTCGACCGGTACGAGGACATCGCTCCGGGCATCGCACGCCACTGA
- a CDS encoding GNAT family N-acetyltransferase, whose product MSTDPVRLSPDGPADAARLAGAVARALVRNRDHMRPWEPHRSAAFFTPEGQAVRLAPDPAVRRWHLTDGRRVVGEASLTGIELGPFRSASLGYWIDAEYTGRGLATRAVEEVCRAAREELGLHRIQAGTLLDNAASQRVLAKCSFEVIGTAPRYLHINGEWRDHRLFQRVLHNDPPTP is encoded by the coding sequence ATGAGCACTGATCCTGTTCGTCTCAGCCCGGACGGCCCGGCCGACGCCGCGCGCCTCGCCGGGGCCGTGGCCCGCGCCCTGGTCCGGAACCGCGACCATATGCGCCCCTGGGAGCCGCACCGGTCCGCCGCGTTCTTCACGCCCGAGGGGCAGGCCGTCCGGCTCGCGCCCGATCCGGCGGTCAGGCGCTGGCACCTCACCGACGGCCGCCGCGTCGTCGGCGAGGCCAGTCTCACCGGCATTGAACTCGGCCCCTTCCGCAGCGCGAGTCTCGGCTACTGGATCGACGCCGAGTACACCGGCCGCGGCCTCGCCACCCGAGCGGTCGAGGAGGTCTGCCGGGCGGCCCGCGAGGAGCTCGGCCTGCACCGTATCCAGGCGGGCACCCTCCTCGACAACGCCGCCTCCCAACGCGTGCTCGCCAAGTGCTCCTTCGAGGTCATCGGCACGGCCCCGCGCTATCTGCACATCAACGGCGAGTGGCGTGACCACCGGCTCTTCCAGCGGGTTCTGCACAACGATCCGCCGACGCCCTGA
- a CDS encoding anthrone oxygenase family protein, translating into MTQNKAAGRPGSRPAGGGARAVLGAATVANGLVAGVWYAYATSVMPALARSDDRIYVEVMQNINEVIQNPVFFAGFFGALILAAVAAWQQRRSPTRWWVQAALALYAAVLLVTMAVNIPLNDELAAAGSPARIADPAAVRERFEDPWVFWNVVRLVLSTAALACLWRATALVRQTSAYLVSAAGSSASR; encoded by the coding sequence ATGACACAGAACAAGGCAGCGGGCAGACCAGGGAGCAGGCCGGCAGGCGGCGGCGCACGGGCCGTCCTCGGGGCGGCGACAGTGGCCAACGGCCTGGTCGCGGGCGTCTGGTACGCGTACGCGACCTCCGTGATGCCGGCGCTGGCGCGCAGCGACGACCGGATCTACGTCGAGGTGATGCAGAACATCAACGAGGTGATCCAGAATCCCGTCTTCTTCGCCGGCTTCTTCGGTGCGCTGATTCTGGCCGCCGTCGCGGCCTGGCAGCAGCGCCGCTCCCCGACGCGCTGGTGGGTGCAGGCGGCGCTGGCGCTGTACGCCGCGGTGCTGCTGGTGACCATGGCGGTGAACATTCCGCTCAACGACGAGCTGGCAGCGGCCGGGAGCCCGGCCCGGATCGCCGATCCGGCCGCCGTGCGCGAAAGGTTCGAGGACCCGTGGGTCTTCTGGAACGTGGTGCGCCTGGTGCTGTCCACGGCGGCTCTTGCCTGCCTGTGGCGGGCGACCGCTCTCGTACGTCAGACGTCGGCGTACTTGGTGTCGGCGGCCGGGTCCAGCGCCAGCCGGTAG
- a CDS encoding uroporphyrinogen-III synthase: protein MQDNQHGPLAGFTVGVTAARRADELGALLRRRGGAVLHAPALRIVPLADDAELLAATKELIDHAPDVVVATTAIGFRGWVEAADGWGYGEELLTRLRGVELLARGPKVRGAIRAAGLTEEWSPASESMAEVLDRLLGEGVEGRRIALQLHGEPLPGFVESLRAAGADVVVVPVYRWMAPEDLGPLDRLLDATVSRALDAVTFTSAPAAASLLSRAETRGQLPELLRALDHDVLAACVGPVTALPLQAVGVTTVQPERFRLGPLVQLLGLELPSRARTLPVAGHRIEIRGHAVLVDNDLRPVPPAGMALLRALSRRPGWVVSRSDLLGALPGAGRDEHAVETAMARLRTALGVPKLIQTVVKRGYRLALDPAADTKYADV, encoded by the coding sequence ATGCAAGACAATCAGCACGGCCCCCTCGCCGGATTCACCGTCGGCGTCACCGCCGCCCGGCGCGCCGACGAGCTCGGCGCGCTGCTCCGGCGCCGCGGTGGCGCCGTCCTGCACGCCCCGGCCCTGCGTATCGTCCCGCTCGCCGACGATGCCGAGCTCCTCGCCGCCACCAAGGAGTTGATCGACCATGCGCCCGATGTCGTGGTCGCGACGACCGCGATCGGCTTCCGCGGCTGGGTGGAGGCCGCGGACGGCTGGGGGTACGGCGAAGAACTGCTGACCCGGCTGCGCGGTGTGGAGCTGCTGGCGCGCGGCCCCAAGGTGAGGGGGGCGATCCGCGCCGCGGGGCTCACCGAGGAGTGGTCGCCCGCCTCCGAATCCATGGCCGAGGTCCTCGACCGGCTGCTGGGGGAGGGCGTCGAAGGCCGCCGTATCGCGCTCCAGCTGCACGGCGAACCGCTGCCCGGATTCGTCGAGTCGCTACGGGCCGCGGGCGCCGATGTCGTCGTCGTACCGGTCTACCGGTGGATGGCGCCGGAGGATCTCGGTCCGCTCGACCGTCTCCTCGACGCGACCGTCTCCCGTGCCCTGGACGCCGTCACCTTCACCAGCGCCCCGGCCGCCGCCTCGCTGCTCTCCCGCGCCGAGACCCGCGGCCAGCTCCCCGAGCTGCTGCGCGCACTCGACCACGATGTACTGGCGGCCTGCGTGGGGCCGGTCACCGCGCTGCCGCTGCAGGCCGTGGGCGTCACCACGGTGCAGCCGGAGCGCTTCCGGCTCGGCCCGCTCGTCCAGCTGCTCGGCCTTGAGCTGCCCTCCCGCGCCCGTACGCTCCCGGTCGCCGGACACCGCATCGAGATCCGCGGCCACGCGGTCCTGGTCGACAACGACCTGCGCCCCGTGCCGCCCGCCGGAATGGCCCTGCTGCGCGCCCTTTCCCGGCGCCCCGGCTGGGTCGTCTCCCGCTCCGACCTGCTGGGCGCGCTGCCGGGTGCGGGCAGGGACGAGCACGCCGTCGAAACGGCCATGGCCCGGCTGCGTACGGCGCTGGGCGTGCCCAAGCTGATCCAGACCGTCGTCAAGCGGGGCTACCGGCTGGCGCTGGACCCGGCCGCCGACACCAAGTACGCCGACGTCTGA